ATTTTGGACAATATGGAGTAGCAGTGGGAGCTTTTCTAGGATCTTTGCTTTCTACAATATTAGTTTTTAGAATAGCAAATTTAAAAAATAGATTTACCACTACAAGGTTGATATTAACAGGAGTGGCAGTAGGGTCTATGTCTTCAGCTATAACAAATTTTATAGTTTTTAGATCAAAAAATGCTCAAAAACTATACTCTGCTATGTTTTGGATGACAGGATCCTTAGCCGGTAGTCAGTGGTCTTTTATATTACCAACCTTTTTAGTATTATTTATATCTATAATATTAGCTTTTATATTAAATAAATCTCTAGATGCAATGCTTTTAGGTGAAGATGTAGCTATGACCTTAGGTGTTGGTACAAGGACAGTTAGAAAAGTTATTATTATATTAAGTACTTTACTTACAGGAATTATGGTATCTGTAAGTGGTATTATAGGATTTGTAGGACTTATAATACCTCATATGGCTAGAAGTATAGTTGGTTCTTCTCATAAGAAGTTAATACCCTTAGTTAGTTTACTAGGGGCGATATTCTTAGTTTGGGCAGATGTTTTCGCAAGGGTTTTAGTATCACCAGAGGAATTACCTATAGGTGTTGTTACATCCTTTCTAGGTGCACCTTTCTTTTTATGGTTAATCAGAAAGAGCCGTTATAGTTTTGGAGGTAAATAATGTATAATATAAAAACTGAAAATATAACTTATAAAATTAATAATATAGACATATTAAAAAATATTAATATATCTATAAATTATGGAGAATTTGTGGGATTAGTTGGTCCTAATGGATGCGGAAAATCTACACTATTAAAAAATATATATAGAATTTACACCCCTACAGGAGGATGTATTTACCTAAATGAAAAGAATATATTTAAATTAACTAACAAAGAAATAGCGAAACAAATGGCTGTGGTAGCTCAAG
The nucleotide sequence above comes from Hathewaya histolytica. Encoded proteins:
- a CDS encoding FecCD family ABC transporter permease — protein: MFKKIRKIPTSILYFFLIPIFLISIIYAITYGSVHINPSWVWKIVSNKIINREVFAIVWPSSMENIIWDLRLPRVILAALVGAGLSISGLLMQALTKNSLADPYVLGISSGASTGAVSAILLGAFSYFGQYGVAVGAFLGSLLSTILVFRIANLKNRFTTTRLILTGVAVGSMSSAITNFIVFRSKNAQKLYSAMFWMTGSLAGSQWSFILPTFLVLFISIILAFILNKSLDAMLLGEDVAMTLGVGTRTVRKVIIILSTLLTGIMVSVSGIIGFVGLIIPHMARSIVGSSHKKLIPLVSLLGAIFLVWADVFARVLVSPEELPIGVVTSFLGAPFFLWLIRKSRYSFGGK